From a single Kitasatospora azatica KCTC 9699 genomic region:
- a CDS encoding diiron oxygenase translates to MSAAGPLDRWYESAGVRTGVRRMFHEGAEQGLVFFPEALVPHLGHEAVRALDPERRRELTVRHLYQFLLATTHLETRVVNRAAEPIANGRTPLALTAALRQDAFKVYCDEGYHALYSLDLADQIAGVTGIAIPDWDYGGFVEQLAAAARRLLPDQPQLAGLLQAVVFETLITAVLNELPTDATVVRPVRDLMRDHAKDEGRHHRFFATFFHELWAGLTPELRRRAALALPELIHAALSWDLAPVEDSLRLAGLDTAAARDVLADCYAPTAGADRISEISRSTLRLCASVGAFDLPGVREAFASRGLYEVDGGP, encoded by the coding sequence ATGAGCGCCGCCGGACCGCTGGACCGCTGGTACGAGAGCGCTGGCGTGCGCACCGGGGTCCGCCGGATGTTCCACGAGGGCGCCGAGCAAGGCCTGGTCTTCTTCCCCGAGGCGCTGGTCCCGCACCTGGGCCACGAGGCGGTGCGCGCGCTCGACCCGGAGCGACGCCGCGAACTGACGGTCCGTCACCTCTACCAGTTCCTGCTGGCCACCACCCACCTGGAGACCCGGGTGGTGAACCGCGCGGCCGAGCCGATCGCCAACGGCCGCACCCCGCTGGCGCTGACCGCGGCGCTGCGCCAGGACGCCTTCAAGGTCTACTGCGACGAGGGCTACCACGCGCTGTACAGCCTCGACCTGGCCGACCAGATCGCCGGCGTCACCGGCATCGCGATCCCCGACTGGGACTACGGCGGATTCGTCGAGCAGCTCGCCGCGGCCGCCCGGCGACTGCTCCCGGACCAGCCGCAGCTGGCCGGGCTGCTGCAGGCCGTGGTCTTCGAGACGCTGATCACGGCCGTCCTCAACGAACTGCCCACCGACGCCACCGTGGTCCGCCCGGTCCGCGACCTGATGCGCGACCACGCCAAGGACGAGGGCCGCCATCACCGCTTCTTCGCCACCTTCTTCCACGAGCTCTGGGCCGGCCTCACCCCCGAGCTGCGGCGGCGCGCCGCGCTCGCCCTGCCCGAGCTGATCCATGCCGCGCTCAGCTGGGACCTGGCCCCGGTCGAGGACTCGCTGCGGCTGGCCGGCCTGGACACCGCCGCGGCCCGCGACGTACTGGCGGACTGCTACGCCCCGACCGCGGGCGCGGACCGGATCTCGGAGATCTCCCGATCGACGCTGCGCCTGTGCGCCTCGGTCGGAGCGTTCGACCTGCCCGGTGTCCGGGAGGCCTTCGCCTCCCGCGGCCTCTACGAAGTGGACGGCGGACCATGA
- a CDS encoding aminotransferase class I/II-fold pyridoxal phosphate-dependent enzyme, which yields MVSRTAAALTAATPAIAEAHFRAEAFPYHPVSRPDGYLNLGTAENRLLGDLLDRLAAELPPFSEPDTRYAPLHGTPLLRERIAQLLTACYRSPVDPENLVLVSGATAALDVIASALCDPGEAIVLPAPYYGAFDTDLGGRSGARLIPAPLSSANGFALDLAPVERALCLARRTGATVRAIALASPANPLGQVYPAEHLHELARLAEEYGVDLIGDQIYAHSVFGPRPFTALETLGSPRVHTVWGFAKDFGLPGFKAGVLHTTDPEVRAAARALAYFAPVSTGTQAVLTQLLADPDRTAGFLAENRRRLAASCAATVEQLARHGIGHVPAEAGCSLWIDLRDRLPEPGFVGERQLWRTIADRLRVNILPGEAFHSPEPGWFRLCHPLDASVVAEAVARLGTLPAQPAAAPLEWSHR from the coding sequence ATGGTCTCCCGCACGGCCGCGGCCCTGACCGCCGCCACCCCCGCCATCGCCGAGGCGCACTTCCGGGCCGAGGCCTTCCCCTACCACCCGGTCAGCCGCCCCGACGGATACCTCAACCTCGGCACCGCGGAGAACCGCCTGCTCGGCGACCTGCTGGACCGGCTCGCCGCCGAACTGCCCCCGTTCAGCGAGCCGGACACCCGGTACGCCCCGCTGCACGGCACACCGCTGCTGCGCGAGCGGATCGCCCAGCTGCTCACCGCCTGCTACCGCTCGCCGGTCGACCCCGAGAACCTGGTGCTGGTCAGCGGCGCGACCGCCGCACTGGACGTGATCGCCAGCGCGCTCTGCGACCCGGGCGAGGCCATCGTGCTGCCCGCCCCCTACTACGGCGCCTTCGACACCGACCTCGGCGGCCGGTCCGGCGCCCGGCTGATCCCGGCACCGCTCAGCAGCGCGAACGGCTTCGCGCTCGACCTCGCACCGGTCGAACGCGCCCTCTGCCTGGCCCGCCGGACCGGCGCCACGGTCCGCGCGATCGCACTCGCCTCACCGGCCAACCCACTCGGCCAGGTCTACCCGGCCGAGCACCTGCACGAGCTGGCCCGGCTCGCCGAGGAGTACGGGGTCGACCTGATCGGCGACCAGATCTACGCCCACTCGGTCTTCGGGCCGCGCCCGTTCACCGCCCTGGAGACGCTCGGCAGCCCGCGGGTACACACCGTCTGGGGCTTCGCCAAGGACTTCGGCCTGCCCGGCTTCAAGGCCGGGGTGCTGCACACCACCGACCCCGAGGTGCGGGCCGCCGCCCGGGCGCTGGCCTACTTCGCCCCGGTCTCCACCGGCACCCAGGCGGTGCTGACCCAACTGCTCGCCGACCCCGACCGGACGGCCGGCTTCCTGGCCGAGAACCGCCGTCGGCTGGCCGCCTCCTGCGCCGCCACCGTCGAGCAGCTCGCCCGGCACGGCATCGGGCACGTACCGGCCGAGGCGGGCTGCTCGCTCTGGATCGACCTGCGCGACCGGCTGCCCGAGCCGGGCTTCGTCGGCGAGCGGCAGCTCTGGCGGACCATCGCCGACCGGCTGCGGGTCAACATCCTGCCCGGCGAGGCCTTCCACTCCCCCGAGCCCGGCTGGTTCCGGCTCTGCCACCCACTGGACGCCTCCGTGGTGGCCGAGGCGGTGGCCCGGCTAGGCACGCTGCCCGCGCAGCCCGCCGCCGCACCGCTCGAATGGAGCCACCGATGA
- a CDS encoding SDR family NAD(P)-dependent oxidoreductase produces the protein MAARNILITGGSAGIGRACVERFARAGDNVWFTYRLGAERAAAIVAEVNQERPGAARAFAFDQGNWPDQERLLAELPGPVHVLVNNAAVGSATVARYAGPHEPEQDEAMLRINALGPLWLSRALLPQLIRQGGGKIINVSSVGGGVSQFPGFRLADGMSKAALCHLTRQLAAELVHQSVHVFAICPGAVDTGMFEASTLDPLTPENRAELLKRLPQGRLIEPAEVAELIWWLAGPASGLLHGAVIDASMGLGVHPGLLTGHEH, from the coding sequence ATGGCAGCACGCAACATCCTCATAACGGGGGGTTCGGCAGGCATCGGCCGCGCCTGCGTCGAACGCTTCGCCCGGGCCGGCGACAACGTGTGGTTCACCTACCGGCTGGGGGCCGAGCGGGCCGCCGCGATCGTCGCCGAGGTCAACCAGGAGCGCCCCGGCGCGGCCCGCGCCTTCGCCTTCGACCAGGGGAACTGGCCGGACCAGGAACGACTGCTGGCCGAGCTGCCCGGCCCGGTGCACGTCCTGGTCAACAACGCCGCGGTCGGCTCGGCCACGGTCGCCCGCTATGCCGGGCCGCACGAACCCGAGCAGGACGAGGCCATGCTGCGGATCAACGCGCTCGGTCCGCTCTGGCTGAGCCGCGCACTGCTGCCCCAGCTGATCCGCCAGGGCGGCGGCAAGATCATCAACGTTTCCAGCGTCGGCGGCGGGGTGTCCCAGTTCCCCGGCTTCCGGCTGGCCGACGGCATGAGCAAGGCCGCGCTCTGCCACCTCACCCGCCAGCTCGCCGCCGAGCTGGTGCACCAATCGGTCCACGTCTTCGCGATCTGCCCGGGCGCCGTGGACACCGGCATGTTCGAAGCCAGCACGCTCGACCCGCTCACCCCCGAGAACCGCGCCGAACTGCTCAAACGCCTGCCACAGGGCCGGCTGATCGAGCCGGCGGAGGTGGCCGAACTGATCTGGTGGCTGGCCGGCCCGGCCTCCGGCCTGCTGCACGGCGCGGTGATCGACGCCTCGATGGGCCTGGGCGTCCACCCCGGCCTGCTCACCGGCCACGAGCACTGA
- a CDS encoding DUF3039 domain-containing protein, producing the protein MSTLEPERGLGTGTLVEPVPQVSHGDGDHERFAHYVQKDKIMESALSGSPVVALCGKVWVPGRDPKKYPVCPMCKEIYEGIGSGGGDQGGDKQ; encoded by the coding sequence ATGAGCACTCTTGAGCCCGAGCGCGGCCTCGGTACCGGCACCCTGGTCGAGCCCGTCCCGCAGGTGTCCCACGGCGACGGCGACCACGAGCGCTTCGCGCACTATGTCCAGAAGGACAAGATCATGGAGAGCGCGCTCTCCGGCTCCCCGGTGGTCGCGCTCTGCGGCAAGGTCTGGGTGCCCGGGCGCGACCCGAAGAAGTACCCGGTCTGCCCGATGTGCAAGGAGATCTACGAGGGCATCGGCTCCGGTGGCGGCGACCAGGGTGGCGACAAGCAGTAG
- a CDS encoding beta-N-acetylhexosaminidase — protein sequence MDLIPAPSTVHLDPRRTLPLGPGTTLGGGPGAEQAERWLRATLGAATALPLRWAADPVIRLSLDQALPPEAYRIVVDEQRVTVTAGGPAGAHWAAETLRQLLGPDAYRRAPLRRTGWALPLGELADRPRFGWRGALIDVSRHFLPKADLLRYVDLLAAHKLNVLHLHLTDDQGWRFEVKRYPRLTEVGSWRERSMVGFRDADRRDDRPHGGFYTQDDLRELVAYAADRGVTVVPEIDLPGHTQAAIAAYPELGNTDVVDTAALGVWTDWGVSPNVLNVSDATLAFFEGVLEELLEVFPSEFVHLGGDECPKEQWRAAPAAQARIKELALADEDELQSWFIQHFDRWLAERGRRLIGWDEILEGGLVVAAEPKGASAPGQERPEAGWQSRAAVASWRGYAGGVAAARAGHQVVMCPEQHVYLDHRQADGPDEPIPVGFVRTLEDVYRFEPVPPALDEVSARQVIGTQANLWTEFMDHARDVDYRAFPRLAAFAEVAWSALPRDPAERDFTAFEQRMRTHYRRLDALGVEYRAPGGPHPWQRRPGVLGRPLQDH from the coding sequence ATGGACCTGATCCCCGCGCCGTCCACCGTCCACCTCGACCCGCGGCGGACCCTGCCGCTCGGTCCCGGGACCACGCTGGGCGGCGGCCCGGGCGCCGAACAGGCCGAGCGGTGGCTGCGCGCGACGCTGGGTGCCGCGACCGCGCTGCCGCTGCGCTGGGCCGCGGACCCGGTGATCCGGCTGAGCCTGGACCAGGCGCTGCCGCCCGAGGCGTACCGGATCGTGGTCGACGAGCAGCGGGTCACCGTGACCGCCGGCGGTCCGGCCGGAGCCCACTGGGCCGCCGAGACCCTGCGCCAGCTGCTCGGCCCCGACGCCTACCGGCGAGCCCCGCTGCGCCGCACCGGCTGGGCGCTGCCGCTCGGCGAGCTGGCCGACCGGCCCCGGTTCGGCTGGCGCGGGGCGCTGATCGACGTCTCCCGGCACTTCCTGCCCAAGGCCGACCTGCTGCGCTACGTCGACCTGCTGGCCGCGCACAAGCTCAACGTGCTGCACCTGCACCTCACCGACGACCAGGGCTGGCGGTTCGAGGTCAAGCGCTACCCGCGGCTGACCGAGGTCGGCAGCTGGCGGGAGCGCTCGATGGTCGGCTTCCGCGACGCCGACCGCCGCGACGACCGGCCGCACGGCGGCTTCTACACCCAGGACGATCTGCGCGAGCTGGTCGCCTACGCGGCCGACCGCGGCGTCACCGTGGTCCCCGAGATCGACCTGCCCGGCCACACCCAGGCCGCCATCGCCGCCTACCCGGAGCTGGGCAACACCGACGTGGTGGACACCGCCGCCCTCGGGGTGTGGACCGACTGGGGAGTCAGCCCCAACGTGCTGAACGTCTCCGACGCCACCCTGGCCTTCTTCGAGGGCGTGCTCGAGGAGCTGCTGGAGGTGTTCCCCTCGGAGTTCGTCCACCTCGGCGGCGACGAGTGCCCCAAGGAGCAGTGGCGGGCCGCCCCGGCGGCCCAGGCCCGGATCAAGGAACTCGCGCTGGCCGACGAGGACGAGCTGCAGAGCTGGTTCATCCAGCACTTCGACCGGTGGCTGGCCGAGCGCGGGCGCCGGCTGATCGGCTGGGACGAGATCCTCGAGGGCGGTCTCGTCGTCGCTGCCGAGCCGAAGGGAGCGTCGGCGCCGGGTCAAGAGCGCCCGGAGGCGGGGTGGCAGTCACGGGCGGCGGTCGCTTCCTGGCGCGGGTACGCCGGCGGGGTGGCCGCCGCGCGGGCCGGGCACCAGGTGGTGATGTGCCCCGAGCAGCACGTCTACCTGGACCACCGGCAGGCCGACGGACCCGACGAGCCGATCCCGGTGGGCTTCGTGCGCACCCTGGAGGACGTCTACCGGTTCGAACCGGTGCCGCCCGCGCTGGACGAGGTGAGTGCCCGTCAGGTGATCGGCACCCAGGCGAACCTGTGGACCGAGTTCATGGACCACGCCCGGGACGTCGACTACCGGGCCTTCCCGCGGCTGGCCGCCTTCGCCGAGGTGGCCTGGTCGGCGCTGCCCCGCGATCCGGCCGAGCGCGACTTCACCGCCTTCGAGCAGCGGATGCGCACCCACTACCGGCGCCTCGACGCACTCGGCGTGGAGTACCGCGCGCCGGGCGGCCCGCACCCCTGGCAGCGCCGCCCGGGCGTGCTGGGGCGGCCACTGCAAGATCACTGA
- a CDS encoding FAD binding domain-containing protein: protein MLPTSLDEAVEALGASPAAVPVAGGTDLMEAVNAGRLRPAALLGLGRITELRGWRYEDGGTAVLGAGLTLARMDRPDFAALIPGLADAARTAGPPQTRNVGTLGGNIATAAATGDTLPVLAALEAVVTLARAGGTREVPVGHLLTGLDPIRPGELLTWVRVPLLHAPQVFLKATGRSGPARATASVALVLDPARRAVRCAVGAVAPVPLRPLEAEAWVAGCIDWSARGEEGAHLIDPAAAAAFGEYVATACVPDAYGADGALLVEGPTAAAVALRRTVAVLARRALGRALK from the coding sequence ATGCTGCCGACCTCCCTCGACGAGGCCGTCGAGGCCCTGGGCGCGTCGCCCGCCGCCGTCCCGGTGGCCGGTGGCACCGACCTGATGGAGGCCGTCAACGCCGGACGGCTGCGCCCGGCCGCGCTGCTCGGCCTCGGCCGGATCACCGAACTGCGCGGCTGGCGCTACGAGGACGGCGGCACCGCCGTGCTCGGCGCCGGCCTGACCCTGGCCCGGATGGACCGTCCCGACTTCGCCGCGCTGATCCCCGGGCTGGCCGACGCCGCCCGCACCGCCGGGCCGCCGCAGACCCGCAACGTCGGCACCCTGGGCGGCAACATCGCCACCGCCGCCGCCACCGGCGACACCCTGCCGGTGCTCGCCGCGCTGGAGGCCGTGGTCACCCTGGCCCGGGCCGGCGGCACCCGCGAGGTCCCGGTCGGGCACCTGCTCACCGGCCTCGACCCGATCCGCCCGGGCGAGCTGCTCACCTGGGTCCGGGTGCCGCTGCTGCACGCCCCGCAGGTCTTCCTCAAGGCGACCGGGCGCAGCGGCCCGGCCCGCGCCACCGCCTCGGTGGCCCTGGTGCTCGACCCGGCCCGGCGCGCGGTGCGCTGCGCGGTCGGCGCGGTCGCACCGGTGCCACTGCGGCCGCTGGAGGCCGAGGCCTGGGTGGCCGGCTGCATCGACTGGTCGGCCCGTGGCGAGGAGGGCGCGCACCTGATCGACCCGGCCGCCGCGGCCGCGTTCGGCGAGTACGTGGCCACCGCCTGCGTGCCGGACGCCTACGGGGCCGACGGGGCACTGCTTGTCGAGGGGCCGACGGCAGCGGCCGTGGCGCTACGGCGTACCGTGGCGGTGCTGGCCCGCCGGGCGCTGGGAAGGGCACTGAAGTGA
- a CDS encoding xanthine dehydrogenase family protein molybdopterin-binding subunit, protein MTDAASDSATDRAATESLPFGLGSSPLRSDALPKALGIYPYAADLWAEGLLWGAVLRSPHPHARIVSIDTSAALAVPGVHAVVTAADLPTPATPADRPVLAAEVVRHHGEPVAAVAADHPDTARLAAASIVVEYELLDALTDPEQAFNGPALHPSGNLLRHLPLRSGDQEAVGEVIVEGLYQVGRQDPAPIGAEAGLAVPRPDGGVELHLSSTDPHGDRERAAARLGLEPDRVRLVVTGVPGATADREDLSFQVTLALLALRTGRPVKMTLTREESFQSHAGRHPALLRYRHHADAQGKLVKVEAQILLDGGAYADVSAEALAAATAFAVGPYVCPNVSVDAWAVRTNNPPAGRMRGEGALQSCFAHESQLDLLAAQLGLDPLEIRRRNALATGDSLPTGQAVTCPAPVAALLDAVAEVPLPALPLDEPNTDWLLPGGPGGAGDPAAVRRGIGYAVGMVHMLGAEGADEVSTATVRVSGDHATVICAAVDAGQGFATLARQIVQSVLGVSEVYVAPVDSDQSIAGPSARGRHTWVSGGAVERAALMVRHQLLAPIAADFGMSVELLSIADGKITSYDGVLGMPVTEALEGKELWATAQCRPHPTEPLDEAGQGDAFVSIAFCAMRAVVDVDIELGAVRVVDVTVAQDVGRALNPGQIEDRIEAGVAQGIGLALLEDLRTAGGLVLNPSLTGYRLPTALDTPEVRIAALLEERDVVATFGAKAVSAAPAVVAPAAVAAAVRAATNLPIGRLPIPPQDAVVPA, encoded by the coding sequence ATGACCGACGCAGCCAGCGACAGCGCCACCGACCGCGCCGCCACCGAGAGCCTGCCCTTCGGCCTGGGCAGCTCCCCGCTGCGCAGCGACGCGCTGCCCAAGGCGCTCGGCATCTACCCGTACGCGGCCGACCTGTGGGCCGAGGGCCTGCTCTGGGGCGCGGTGCTGCGCTCGCCGCACCCGCACGCCCGGATCGTCTCGATCGACACCTCGGCCGCGCTGGCCGTCCCCGGTGTGCACGCCGTGGTCACCGCCGCCGACCTGCCCACCCCCGCCACCCCGGCCGACCGCCCGGTACTGGCCGCCGAGGTGGTCCGCCACCACGGCGAACCGGTGGCCGCGGTGGCCGCCGACCACCCCGACACCGCGCGGCTGGCCGCCGCCTCGATCGTGGTCGAGTACGAGCTGCTCGACGCGCTGACCGATCCCGAGCAGGCCTTCAACGGCCCCGCCCTGCACCCCAGCGGCAACCTGCTGCGCCACCTGCCGCTGCGCTCGGGCGACCAGGAGGCGGTCGGCGAGGTGATCGTCGAGGGCCTCTACCAGGTCGGCCGGCAGGACCCGGCGCCGATCGGCGCCGAGGCCGGGCTCGCCGTGCCGCGTCCGGACGGCGGGGTGGAGCTGCACCTGTCCTCCACCGATCCGCACGGCGACCGCGAGCGGGCCGCCGCCCGGCTCGGCCTCGAACCGGACCGGGTACGGCTGGTGGTCACCGGTGTGCCCGGCGCCACCGCCGACCGCGAGGACCTCTCCTTCCAGGTCACCCTGGCGCTGCTGGCGCTGCGCACCGGGCGCCCGGTGAAGATGACGCTGACCCGCGAGGAGTCCTTCCAGTCGCACGCGGGCCGGCACCCCGCGCTGCTGAGGTACCGCCACCACGCCGACGCCCAGGGCAAGCTGGTCAAGGTGGAGGCGCAGATCCTGCTGGACGGCGGCGCCTACGCGGACGTCTCGGCCGAGGCGCTGGCCGCCGCCACCGCCTTCGCGGTCGGCCCCTACGTCTGCCCCAACGTCTCGGTGGACGCCTGGGCGGTACGCACCAACAACCCGCCGGCCGGCCGGATGCGCGGCGAGGGCGCCCTGCAGTCCTGCTTCGCGCACGAGTCCCAGCTCGACCTGCTGGCCGCCCAGCTCGGGCTGGACCCGCTGGAGATCCGCCGCCGCAACGCGCTGGCCACCGGCGACTCGCTGCCCACCGGACAGGCCGTCACCTGCCCCGCCCCGGTGGCCGCGCTGCTGGACGCGGTGGCCGAGGTGCCGCTGCCCGCGCTGCCGCTGGACGAGCCGAACACCGACTGGCTGCTGCCCGGCGGCCCCGGTGGCGCGGGCGACCCGGCCGCCGTGCGGCGCGGGATCGGCTACGCGGTGGGCATGGTGCACATGCTCGGCGCGGAAGGCGCCGACGAGGTCTCCACCGCCACCGTGCGGGTCAGCGGCGACCACGCCACGGTGATCTGCGCGGCCGTCGACGCCGGGCAGGGCTTCGCGACGCTGGCCCGGCAGATCGTCCAGTCGGTGCTCGGGGTCAGCGAGGTCTACGTGGCCCCGGTGGACAGCGACCAGTCGATCGCCGGCCCGTCGGCGCGCGGCCGGCACACCTGGGTCTCCGGCGGCGCGGTCGAGCGGGCCGCCCTGATGGTCCGGCACCAGTTGCTCGCCCCGATCGCGGCCGACTTCGGCATGTCCGTCGAACTGCTCTCGATCGCCGACGGCAAGATCACCTCCTACGACGGGGTGCTCGGCATGCCGGTCACCGAGGCGCTGGAGGGCAAGGAGCTCTGGGCCACCGCCCAGTGCCGCCCGCACCCCACCGAACCGCTGGACGAGGCCGGCCAGGGCGACGCCTTCGTCTCCATCGCCTTCTGCGCGATGCGCGCCGTGGTGGACGTGGACATCGAGCTCGGTGCCGTCCGGGTGGTCGACGTGACGGTGGCGCAGGACGTGGGTCGGGCGCTGAACCCCGGGCAGATCGAGGACCGGATCGAGGCGGGCGTGGCCCAGGGCATCGGACTCGCGCTGCTCGAGGACCTGCGGACCGCAGGCGGCCTGGTCCTCAACCCCTCCCTCACCGGCTACCGGCTGCCCACCGCCCTGGACACCCCCGAGGTGCGGATCGCCGCTCTGCTGGAGGAGCGCGACGTGGTCGCCACCTTCGGTGCCAAGGCGGTCAGCGCCGCTCCCGCGGTGGTCGCTCCGGCGGCGGTCGCGGCGGCGGTCCGGGCGGCGACCAACCTGCCGATCGGCCGGCTGCCGATTCCGCCGCAGGACGCGGTGGTGCCGGCCTGA
- a CDS encoding class I SAM-dependent methyltransferase, whose product MTAAVVTATPTSPPPQRPQDIPGWFFHADREVFGHLLRAQTDAGTAGDLLELGSYLGRSAVLLGDLLAPGETLTVCDLFDSEAHDPENAAEMAMSYRETLTRRSFEANYLAFHPRLPQIVQAPTSVLADGRIPAGSCRFVHIDASHLYEHVAGDIEVARAALAEDGLVALDDYRQPHTPGVAAAVWRAVVTSGLRPVLLTPEKFYGTWGDPAAAQRQLLTRDWRAEGYHLDEETIAGARVYRLAAPAEPPTAPAPQPPTPPRRSTPRRLALDLLPPIATRTARRVLAAARRRNS is encoded by the coding sequence GTGACCGCTGCCGTCGTCACCGCCACCCCCACCTCCCCGCCGCCACAGCGGCCGCAGGACATACCCGGCTGGTTCTTCCACGCCGACCGGGAGGTCTTCGGCCACCTGTTGCGGGCGCAGACCGATGCGGGCACCGCCGGTGACCTGCTGGAACTCGGCAGCTACCTGGGCCGCAGCGCCGTCCTGCTGGGCGACCTGCTGGCGCCCGGCGAGACCCTCACGGTCTGCGACCTGTTCGACTCCGAGGCACACGACCCGGAGAACGCCGCCGAGATGGCGATGTCCTACCGGGAGACCCTGACCAGGCGCTCCTTCGAGGCCAACTACCTGGCCTTCCACCCGCGCCTGCCGCAGATCGTGCAGGCGCCCACCTCGGTGCTGGCCGACGGCCGGATCCCGGCCGGCAGCTGCCGCTTCGTCCACATCGACGCCTCGCACCTGTACGAGCACGTGGCCGGCGACATCGAGGTGGCCCGCGCCGCACTGGCCGAGGACGGCCTGGTGGCCCTGGACGACTACCGCCAGCCCCACACCCCCGGCGTCGCCGCCGCCGTCTGGCGCGCGGTGGTCACCAGCGGTCTGCGGCCGGTGCTGCTCACCCCCGAGAAGTTCTACGGCACCTGGGGCGACCCCGCCGCCGCCCAGCGGCAGCTGCTCACCCGCGACTGGCGCGCCGAGGGCTACCACCTGGACGAGGAGACCATCGCCGGCGCCCGCGTCTACCGCCTCGCCGCCCCCGCCGAGCCCCCCACCGCCCCCGCTCCCCAGCCCCCGACCCCACCCCGCCGCTCCACCCCCCGCCGCCTCGCCCTCGACCTGCTCCCCCCGATAGCCACCCGCACCGCCCGCCGCGTCCTGGCGGCGGCCCGTCGGCGGAATTCCTGA
- a CDS encoding MFS transporter — protein sequence MTTTEAAPRRPSAPAEEGGVLGARYRALTLGIVSVVLLLAFEATAVNTAMPVAARQLHGLGLYAFAFSGYFTSTLFAMVLAGEWCDRRGPVVPLFAGIGVFAGGLVVAGTAAGMWMFVGARAIQGLGGGLVIVALYVVVGRAYPERLRPAVFAAFSAAWVLPSIVGPVVSGWVTQHLGWRWVFLAVPMLVVLPLVVMGAPLRRAEREQPPAAGGALDRGRIGRAAMAALGAGLLQYAGQRRDLPGLLPAVVGAVLLGTAVLRLLPPGTLRGARGLPTLILLRGVAAGAFFAAESFIPLMMVTQRHLSPTLAGLTLTSGGLSWALGSWLQGRPAAERHRAGLIRVGLLLTALAIGAASLVLVPAVPAWTAAVAWAFGGIGMGLSIASISVLMMKLSPPEAAGANSASLQMSDALGNVLLTGLAGVLFAGLGGGAVSAVTAADAGSGARGAFAAIFLVMTVVALLGSVLATRVRPRD from the coding sequence ATGACCACGACCGAAGCAGCGCCTCGCAGACCGTCCGCACCGGCCGAGGAGGGCGGGGTGCTCGGTGCGCGCTACCGGGCGCTGACCCTCGGGATCGTGTCGGTGGTGCTGCTGCTGGCGTTCGAGGCGACGGCGGTGAACACGGCCATGCCGGTGGCGGCGCGGCAGTTGCACGGTTTGGGGCTGTACGCGTTCGCGTTCTCTGGGTACTTCACCAGCACGCTGTTCGCCATGGTGCTGGCGGGGGAGTGGTGCGACCGGCGGGGGCCGGTGGTGCCGCTGTTCGCGGGGATCGGGGTGTTCGCGGGCGGGCTGGTGGTGGCGGGGACGGCGGCGGGCATGTGGATGTTCGTCGGCGCCCGGGCGATCCAGGGGCTGGGCGGCGGGCTGGTGATCGTGGCGCTCTACGTGGTGGTCGGGCGGGCCTACCCGGAGCGGTTGCGGCCGGCCGTCTTCGCGGCCTTCTCGGCGGCCTGGGTACTGCCCTCGATCGTCGGGCCCGTGGTGTCGGGGTGGGTCACCCAGCACCTCGGCTGGCGGTGGGTCTTCCTGGCCGTGCCGATGCTGGTGGTGCTGCCGCTGGTGGTGATGGGGGCGCCGCTGCGCCGGGCCGAGCGGGAGCAGCCGCCGGCCGCCGGCGGGGCGCTGGACCGGGGCCGGATCGGGCGGGCCGCGATGGCGGCGCTCGGCGCGGGGCTGCTGCAGTACGCGGGGCAGCGGCGGGACCTGCCGGGCCTGCTGCCCGCCGTGGTCGGCGCGGTGCTGCTCGGGACGGCCGTGCTGCGGCTGCTGCCGCCGGGCACGCTGCGGGGCGCGCGCGGGCTGCCGACGCTGATCCTGCTGCGCGGGGTGGCGGCGGGGGCGTTCTTCGCCGCCGAGTCCTTCATCCCGCTGATGATGGTGACCCAGCGCCACCTCTCGCCGACCCTGGCCGGGCTCACCCTGACCAGCGGCGGGCTCTCCTGGGCCCTCGGCTCCTGGCTGCAGGGCCGGCCGGCCGCCGAGCGCCACCGGGCCGGGCTGATCCGGGTGGGCCTGCTGCTCACCGCGCTGGCCATCGGGGCCGCGTCGCTGGTGCTGGTACCGGCGGTGCCGGCCTGGACCGCCGCGGTGGCCTGGGCGTTCGGCGGGATCGGCATGGGCCTGTCGATCGCCAGCATCAGCGTGCTGATGATGAAGCTCTCGCCGCCCGAGGCGGCCGGCGCGAACTCCGCCTCGCTGCAGATGTCCGACGCGCTGGGCAACGTGCTGCTGACCGGCCTGGCCGGGGTGCTCTTCGCCGGTCTCGGCGGCGGCGCGGTCTCCGCCGTCACCGCCGCCGACGCGGGCAGTGGTGCGCGCGGCGCGTTCGCCGCGATCTTCCTGGTGATGACGGTGGTGGCGCTGCTCGGTTCGGTGCTCGCCACCCGGGTCCGTCCGCGGGACTGA